CGGCCAGGAAACCCATCTCGATCGCCTGGTCGACACGCTGCGTGACGACGCCGCGACCGAGTCCGGTGATGCGTCCGATCTCGGGGCGGGTTGTCGCTTCCCCGGTCCGGACGAGGTTCACGATGCGCAGCAGGCTGGTGACCTCGTCGGTCTGCGCCGCGAAACGTAGGGTGCTGTCTCTTGCCACGCTCGATTCTGACACAACCGATGCCCCTCATCGTCCATTTCGTTGACAACTAATGCCCGAAGTACTTTCACTTATGTAGTGTTCAGTCCTAAGAAGCACGAGCGGGAACGACGAGGGAGTCACCATGCGGGGAGTCGGCCTGATCGGTGCCGGGCCGGGCGGGTGGGCACTGCATGCGCCCACGCTTTCGCGCCTGGGCGGTGAGTTCCGCCTCGTCCACGTCTCCGACGGCGGCAGCGGGCGTGCCGCTGAGATCGCCGCCGCCCGGGGTGCGCGGAGCTCCACGGGCATCGACGACCTCCTCGCCGATCCCGCCGTCGAGGTCGTGGCGATCTGCTCCCCGCCCGAGGTGCACGCTGCCCAGGTTCTCGCCGCCGTCGAGGCCGGCATCCGGGTCATCCTCTGCGAAAAGCCCCTGGCCACCACCGTCGCCGACGCCGAGCGGGTGATCGAACGCTGTCGCGCGGCCCGCGTCGCGCTGGTCGTCGGCACGCACCACCTCTTCGATCCGGCGTGGGGCCGGGCGACGCACCACCTCACCGCCCTGTCCGGCGAGGTGCGGAGCGTGACGGTCACGCTCGCTCTTCCCCCCAACGACCGGTACCACCGGGCGGTGAGCGACGCCGCCCTTCCGCCTTCGACGCCGCGTCCGCGGCCCGATCTGTCCGACCCCGTGGTGGCAGGGCATGTCGCCCGAGCCCTCGTCTCCGGGCTCGTGATCCACGACCTTCCCCTCGTGCGGGATCTCGCGCGGGGCATCCCGCAGCTGGTCTACGCGACGCTCCTCCCGCCCATCGGCGTGGCGCTCGGGTGGACGGCCGGCGAGGTGGCGGTGCGTTCCTCCGCGGTCATGCTGCCCGAGGGCGCCGACGCGCTCTGGCGGCTGACGGTGCAGACCGACCGCGACCGCCTCGACATCGCGTTCCCGCCCGCCTTCGTGCACGCCGGAAGCGCGACGGTCACGGTGCGGAGCGCCGACGGCACCCGGACCGTCTACGCCGCCGACCCCGAAGACGGGTACGTCGCCCAGTGGGCGAACCTCGCCGCCCTCGCCCGCGGAGAACAAGCGATCGAGTACGACGAGATCCTCGCCGATGCCCGCTTCGCGATCGATCTGGCGGATGCCGCGGCCGCGGCGATCGGATCTGTCTCGTGATCGCGGTGTGGGCCTCCTCGGGCGTTGCCCGGCCGGTCGCCGTGGCGGTGGACTCCCTCGCGGCCCATGCCGTCGCGGCGAGGACCGCCGCCGGCGCGCTCGCCGTCGTCGGGGGCGGCGGCTGGTGCGCAGCGGCCGGGGCGGCCCTGCGCTCCGGAGCACGCGCGATCCTCGTGCTGCACCCCGCCGGTGGCTCCGCTGCCGAGCTCAACGAGCTTCATGCGGCCGCCGGCGGCGTCGCGTTCATGGTCGAGCGGCGCCGCCGCCCCTCGCAGCTCACCGAGCAGGTCCGCGACCTTCTCACCGCGC
The Microbacterium sp. SLBN-154 DNA segment above includes these coding regions:
- a CDS encoding Gfo/Idh/MocA family protein; the protein is MRGVGLIGAGPGGWALHAPTLSRLGGEFRLVHVSDGGSGRAAEIAAARGARSSTGIDDLLADPAVEVVAICSPPEVHAAQVLAAVEAGIRVILCEKPLATTVADAERVIERCRAARVALVVGTHHLFDPAWGRATHHLTALSGEVRSVTVTLALPPNDRYHRAVSDAALPPSTPRPRPDLSDPVVAGHVARALVSGLVIHDLPLVRDLARGIPQLVYATLLPPIGVALGWTAGEVAVRSSAVMLPEGADALWRLTVQTDRDRLDIAFPPAFVHAGSATVTVRSADGTRTVYAADPEDGYVAQWANLAALARGEQAIEYDEILADARFAIDLADAAAAAIGSVS